TGCAGATAGATACATGCTTGATATACaacacatacatatatatatagggTATATATAGGGTAGTCAATGCCTGTATAGGTACGATAGGCACTTGTTGAGCAGTAATTTGTAACACTATTGTTCAGGCACGCTGATTGTTATAGTCACTAGGCAAAAACCAATAAAGGAAAACtaatacatatatatataaaatatatgatGAAACATGAAAAGGATTTAGACCCACCAAGGGTTTTCTCAAAGAGACTGCTAGCTTCATTAGCTGCCACTATATGTTTAACAGGAGCAGGATATATCTGGCATCAAAATCCGGAGCAATTCAAATGGAATCTAGACTATTTTGAAGCGTCTCAAGGCGTTAACTATGACTCAGTATGTCTAGAAACGAAGCCCATCGCACCTTCCAATGTAGAAAGTTTAAACAAGGTGTTACATGACCCAGAATACAAGAAGGAAGCCATCAAGAAACTATCTGGTGCGTTGAAGATTCCTACGGAAATTCAAGACACGAATCCCTCGCCTTCGGAAGATTTGGATTATTACTCGgagttcttcaagttccACAAGTACTTGGAAGAACAGTACCCATTGGTCCATAAGCACTTGAAAAGGGAGCTGGTTAATGAGGTTGGGCTGGTGTACACTTGGAAGGGTTCGAAACCGGAACTGAAGCCAATTATGTTCACTGCTCACCAAGATGTGGTCCCAGTTAATAAGAACACTTGGAAATCGTGGACGTATCCTCCATTCAGCGGGCATTATGATGAGGAAACGGACTTGATTTGGGGTAGAGGAGCCATCGATTGTAAGAATTTGCTTCTAGGGGAGCTAGCAAGTATCGAATTGCTGTTATCAGAGGGTTACACGCCGGAAAGAAGCGTGGTTTTGTCGTTTGGGTTTGATGAAGAGAGTTCTGGTTTGCTTGGGGCTAACTATTTGTCCAAGTTTTTGCAAGAAAGGTACGGGGACGATGGGATTTATGCATTGGTGGATGAAGGTGGTGCTATCTCTGCCATTTCTGAAAATACTTATGTTGCTACTCCGGTCACAGCTGAGAAAGGTTATGTTGATCTCCATTTCTCTGTGCATGGTCATGGAGGTCATTCCTCGGTTCCTCCAGACCACACGACTATCGGTATTGCTTCTGATCTCATTTCCCTGCTTGAAGATAATCCATACGATTACACTTTCACGGAAGAAAACCCTGTTTACGGATACTTAACCTGTAAGGCTAAGTTTGACGACACAATTCCAGAACCCATCAAGAAAGCTATTATTGAGGCTCCTTCCTCAAAGGCTAAGAGAAACCAGCTATTCGAGTGGCTAGATCAACTCAAACCATTGAGAGAGCTGTTTAGAACGTCGCAGGCCGTCGATATTATCAGTGGTGGTCTAAAGGCCAACGCTTTACCAGAAGTCACGACGTTTTTGGTTAACCATAGAATTGACGTTACTTCATCTGTCGAAGCTACGATCAATAAAGATCTCCAGCACGTTAAAGACATTGCTAGCAAATACGATCTCGGTATTACTGTGGATGGCCAAGTGTTGTCCCCAGCTACGTCAAACGGTTATATTGAAATCACATCTGAAAAGGCACTTGAACCAGCTCCAAATTCTCCAACCAAAAATTCAACCGTTTGGGATCTGTTTACCGGTACCATTCAAGATGTTTTCACGAACCATATCTTCGCTGGCCAAGATATTGATTTCTACGTTACTACTTCTATGAGCTCGGGTAATACAGACACAAAGTACTATTGGCCTTTGACTAAGAACATTTACAGATTCTTCcctgttgtttttgatCCTGAAGTCATGAAGATCGTCCATTCAGTTAATGAACACGTGTCCGCCGATAGTCACCTGCAGGTTATTGCGTTCTTCTATGAATATATTCTAAATGTGAATGAATATGCTGCTAACGAAGCCTAACTTCATTTCTAAATAACTAACTAAGAGACCCTAACCTGAAtaagaacaacaacaataataataataataatattgtAAAGACATATTATGATAAAGCGTATAATGTATTATTAAATGTGAATTTAAACTGTCGAGTACTACTAAATGTGAAACtacattaaaaaaaaaacactaaCAGTGCTTATCGACGATCTAATCTATAGTGATATTGAACCTGGCCTGCCTTTGAGCTACTGCTTGAATCTCCGTCCGTCGAATCATCGCTGCCACGAGAAATAGAATGGAATATGGTGCTTAATTTAGGATCGTAGGATGATGGGGTGTAGCCAGCCCCACTACCACCACCGTTCTCTCGCATATTTCTTTCGTGTGGGAGGGTATAATCGATTTCAAATTGAGATGGCGAGCTTGGATAATCATGTTTGTCTCCATATTCAGACATACTTAATGATCCATCAGAAGAACTGCCGCATGTAAATTGAGCGCTGCTGTCGCCACTTTGTGCGAACCCACTTGGTAGAATCTTTTCTGTGAGCTTTCCAAGACGAGTGTTCCTGTGCTTGACTCTCCATTCGGCTGTAGTGTCCACTGCCTTTCCAAGCCCAATTGTCCTGAGGAAATTCGCATACATATGTAATGCGTCAGCACCAAGTCCAAAAATGAGAAATACTAGATAGGACATCAAAATGTAGAGCCAAACACTGTACAAGGGTTTCCCGGGGTCGAATCTTAGAATTACATTCCAGATTCCGCTATTATGGGTCTCCGAAAAGCTGTAATGGCGATATGAAGCATTGACATGTTTCAAATCTGACACAAATGAGTAGATCGAGAAGGGGAACATCACCAATATGATAAGCATGCAAAAGACGAGTAGTCTAGCAAACCTGGATATGTTTAATCCAGAATTCGTACAGTGTAAAATATCTCTCACATCTTGACGTTTCCGGTAAAAGACGAAAAGCAGCAAAGAGGCATAGATGAATCCAATAAGTGACCACACAAGCATCCAAAGTGTGTAAAGGATTGTTGTCAGCCAAGTTGGAGAAAGCATTGCCTGGCATCCATTGTATCTGAAGATACCATATCTGAAAACTTGGACCACATATATCACACTCATGATAATAATTGGGAAAACCAAGCTAATTGCTAGATCTACACgaatcttcttccaagaacGGTTATCtggtatttctttgttggcTTTCAAGATTCTGAGAAGATTAAAAGCAATATTAGCAACAGCGCAAGAGACTCCAACGTTGGCTCCTACTTGAAGCTTGGTCATTATATCACACCAGCCATGTCCTAACCATTTGTCTCTGAAATCTGCTCCACCCCATACAGATGCGTCGACAATTGCCTTAAGATCCATCAGGAGTAGCCACACAATTAATATTATGGCGGGTGTATTTCTGGTGTATGAGTGCCATGCTAAAGGAGGTAAAAGTACGAGGAAAGCAATGACGCTTAATCCTATAATCGCTTGTGAGTACCCCATGTCAGtttttactattattattattattattcctATAGTAATTGGAATATTGTTTTGGGACACAGTGATAACAACTATCTATATGTTCTCCCTCCTTTCATCATTATAATATAACAACATTATGATGGTCTACCCATTTGCATGAATTCATATCACGGGATGAagctgtatatatataaatatatatatgtatgcCAGGCCTTATAATCATCTCGATTTTGAGGTTATGGTTTCACTGTTTGTAAATGTTTTGAACTAGTTTGGAATCCCTCTTAACAGACGTCTCGTAGCAAATACTTGAGCCTTGGTCTCACTCCTTCCTATTTAGTCTCTTAATATCCTTCATTCAAGAAACACTTGAGGCCATAACACTTCCCAAAAGAAGCTTTAATGGATTTGAAAATTTCCTAAACGGGCTAATAATGCCTTGTCAAAAAACGCATCAACTGAAAAAACGTAAAACAAATGCAAGTGCAATAACGCCCTCCTTTGTGTTAATGGTAGGTGTCCAAGTATGACTATATTTCAGTAGCAGTGCAAATGGATCTCTCTATGCTTTTTGGGGAAAGCACATATTATGTTGccaaaacttttcaattaTGAGAATATTAAATTGCGTCCCGAGAGGAAAGGTTGAAACACACAGTAATTCTTCCAGGAAATTATCATAGGTATTTTTAATGATCATGTTGTCCCTAAACTGGAAATAGCTTGATCATGCGGTAACTAAAGGTATTTTCTGGGTGGAGGACCGAACTTCCCTTAAATATGGCACTAAAAACGTCAAATTTAGTAAAATAGCCAACActaaccaaaaaaaaaaagctacATTTTACCATTTTCTCGAAGAAACAATAGGCCTATTGGGTTGAACTTACCACCATTGGATATCATATACATTGGGCCTTGTGTTTAAATCAATACGGCAATATGCTTCTTagtaatattttttttcgtttctaGTATTTTATATTCCCTTGTACACATCTTTAGATTTCCTATATTATTAGATCGGTACTATATCTGAGCTTGGAAGATATGATGGAGTTTTGTCAGAAAAATAGCCACTAACTAACTGCCGTTGTTGGTCGATGACTAAATTTGTAGTAATTTGAGTCATCTCCGATCAGACTTAGATACTCTTTCAGATTACAAGacaaaaatcaaaaccaatGTTATTATGATAGCGACGTAACCAAGAAGGGCCCCAAGGCTTCTTAAAAACCAGCTTCTCACTGCCTGGCTATTCCTACTGTGAATGTCAACTATAGTCTTGGCGATTTCTGACACGCATTGCTGCGTTATGTAATTCTGCGAACTTGACGCACCTTGTCCTTGCTCCTCTTTCTCATCTGCAAATTCGGTTGAAAAAAGTGTGGGCAGCGAGAGCATTGATTCCCCAGCAACGGTATCACTCTTCCATTTTTGACTCGTTGATAGACTGGTTGTACTGCGTTTTTTCCAATCGTTCAATTCAAAGTCCGTAAAAAGTGTATCTACGTCGATTTCTGGGGCAATTTCCGTGTTATCAACTATCCAGTTACAGTATATGTATAACCCTATGTTTACTATCCACAGCAGCGGAAGAACAAACCCCATGAGGAAGAAGCGAGTCATGTAAAATTGAACATTTTTACTAATTTTACAACTTTCGCACTCACAACTGAAATTCTGTGCTATACCTTCATAAAATGTCGATCCGAAAGTATTCATTTTGTTAATAATCTATAAATCGATAAGTAGTATACTACTAGCCTGTCTCTTAGTAACAGCTGAAAATctacaaacaaacaaacaaacaaacaaatagAAGAGACTTATTTGACATGAACGGGGATCACTTAATGTTAGAACGAGCACTAGTTTATATATTAACCTAGATAAGTATTTTACTGACAACAATATATTGtcagttttttttaaagCCTTAACCAGCCTTTCTAATATTCCCAGtctttttcatattttcaaaatcttcCGCATAAGGAAATTACATAGAGAAAACatcaaataataacaattgCTATGCTGGCCTACACCAAAAGGTAGAGTAACAGGCTTGTTTTAAGGGACtatgttattgtttttttagccttttccttctctttcatcTTCGCTATCAAACGGTCCATGTATTGTGTCGAAAAGGTTTTGACTTTAGCGCGTTTCTCCTGCGAGAGTTCGTCTGGAGGCAATCTCGAGCTACCTTTCTTCATCTCCTTTTGGGCTAGAGATTTCACTATGTTTTTAGctgattctttgaagagTTCCTTACCGACTTCTTGTTGGTAATTTTTTATTAGATTTGGAACGTATTTGGCGAAGAATTTCACCCATTTCGCTTCAACTACGCTGGTGTGATTAGTCTGTTTTTTAAGCTTCCTTttctcctcttcttccttttgttgtttgatcttttcaagcttttcttgttctttttgcttgtttgcttcttcaatgatCCGCTCCAATTCCGACTTCTTTAGTTTCTCCTGCTCGAGCTTGGCTTtgagttcttcttgttctctttgTTTACGTTGCTCTAGTTCTCTTTGTTCCCATTCTAGCCTCatccttttcctcttttcgTATTCCTCTGGCGATAAGTTCCTCTTTTGTTGCATTTGGCCATACGTTGGTGGGGGAATGTATTTATTGGAACCGCTGTACCGACTGGTACCACCATTTGGTGTACCCGAACGAGATTTTAAGTCCGAAGCTCCTCCGCCGTTTCCGTTATTGCTGATGTTGCCGTTCGAGTTCGATCTATAAGCGGAATCGGTGGGAGGAACCGATTGTTTGATTTGCCTTTGAGCGTTATAATACACTGGTTTACCATTTTCATGGATAAGCTCCCATCCAATGGGCAAACGTATTCTCCGTAGATCTATCACCTTGCTGTTTTCATTAACgtctttctttgatatcCTTGTGTAAGTCTCGTACTTAGACCATTTATCAAGAAGCTCTTCACAAACAGATTTGAACTCCGAATCCTTACCTTTTATTTCCTCCACCTTTTTGTCAATACCTGATTGCGTAATACCATTCTTGGTAGTTTTTGGTAGCACTGCTAGAAAGTTTAAGATCTTTGCAACAATGTGAGGTTTGTCTTCAAACATTGTCAAAAGTCGACTACATATCAAATACCCATGTAACTTGATGAATTGATAGTGCATAGCCTCATCATCTGTCGTGATGATTCTTTCAAGTAATTTTTCCGCAATGAATGCGTCATCCACTTGCAATAGCACACTCATCACTCTATTGACATCTTCGGTTTTCGTACATGGCTCTAAGTCAAGCGAATTAACAAATTCGACATTAACAGTTGTAGTGTCACTCTTGACAATTTTCTCTCCCTTGGCCTTCTTCATATTCATCCATTTCTTCTCCATTGAAGGTTTGATACCTAGTGCATCTGCAAAGTTTTGAGGTAACAAAGAAGCCGCGTCGGTTTGTGTCTTACCACCAAGGAAACCTATACAGTTGGGTTCCTCACAATAACACGGTTGAGCGTTTGCTCCATATCTATCAACATTGTAATCAAATGTAACCTCTTCTCCCTTCGAAATGAGCCTATTAGCGAAAATACCCATTTTCAACTTACCGTTAACAACCCACTTATTAACATATGCATTAGGATTACAAGAATGGTTACAGAATCTGGCAATGCAACCCTTGATCGTTGCATCTATGAATTCACCTGTCTGTAACATCATAAAGTAAAAGTGCTTGAATCCCATTTCATCGTACTTAACCATACGTTTCCGAAACTCTTCTTCCGGTATTACTTCACCAATGTATTCGTAAATGAACTGATGTGGCTGTATATCTGAGTTAGCACGCACACCATAGCCCTTTCTCTTAGTTTTGAACACAGATATATCTGCGtattgcttcttctggaacCGTTGGTTTTGACAATCCTCACCGCATGAATGTTTACATAGCCCGTTCACACATTCGATTAGTGTGGCTCTATTAATACAATCAGAATCTTCACCACATGCGTGATTTAGACCATTtttaaaatcttcaaaacaaTCACATTCCATGAACTCATGTTTTGAATTACCCATATGCCTAGGAGTATAACTACATTCATCTAACCCAACATAcgttttctttgcttcttctgtcATGTCCTTTTCATCAAGAAATAGTTTTGGCTGCCTAAAACTGGCAGTTTCAGTACTACTTTCAGTCATATTGAATGTTATATTAAATTTATAGTGCTTCAACCCTCTATAAGCCTACAAATATATCCAATTGGGTTAATGGTTGGTTGCCTTATGTTTACCTCTCGCTCAAAGTACTTTAAAATACACAGGTAAAAAGTTCTTAAAATTAATTCTGTGAAATATATTCAACGAAAATACTGGCCTATCTAGAACTCGGTCAACTCTTCTAAACCTAAATACCCCTCCCCTTTCAACGGTCACTAAATGATTTTAGCCTTTGTTGACCTAATTTCGATGATGTTGGTGAAGCTTCTCATCTCAGGCATTTTTATTAAATTTTGGTGAACTTAATACCAATACGTACCGAGTGATACATTATACAGAGATCGCGATCGTTAGATCGGAGACGTTATGATGGCTGTAAGCACTCTACTATATCATTAAACTGGGACTGCAATTCGACGTTATCTTCAATGTTTTCCATCAATCCCTTTAGCTGGGCTTCAGTTTTTTCTATAGCCAAAACCATTGCCTTTGAAACTGGACCGATCTTTCCGTTTTGGAAAATCCTCTTAGTTTTTTGAATAAACCTGTTATTAACGTCTTTGATTATTGTTATCTGCTTAATCTCTCTTGATCTTAGGGAGATGAGGAGTGTTGAAGTACTATTGCTATTTTGATCTATGCTTGAAAGGTCTCTTTTCATGGAATGtataattttattttcagaTTCTGGAGTGATTTGACATGCTTGCAACTGGAAATATTGGTTGTAAGCTGGGGTATATGCTGTATATCTGGGTAAAAGTTCTTTATGGGGTGTGTCAAATTGCGATAACATTTTATTTGGAAGAATCGCGTCAACCTCCACAATTTCTCCATGATTCTTGTTTTCGTCTGGCTGCGTAGTGCTAAATTTTGGGGGATCTAACACTAAAGAAGCAAAGGCTTCATTCAagtcttcttcatctatTAGCCTGTTCAGAGTTCTTTTCATGTCGACTTCGTATATTTCATGTTGCAGAAGAGCCTTTCTGTCAGTGACACCATGTATAGCCGAGATAGATGCTCGTTTTTCGAACCTTGGTGAATCACGAGTTATTGGAGACCCACCTATCCATGGATATTCATCATATTCTGTTACCGTTGGAGAAGGCTGTGGCGTTGCACGTTGCGAGACATTAGCATTGCTTAGAACAGCTTGCTGGTGCAATGATGTACTACTCCCATTATGACGCAAAATGGATGTAGTTTCCTGAGAAGACGATGGAGATTGGGCTACTTTCTTGAACCACGAGCCATAGCTTCCGTATGTACTGTTCAAAGATGAAGACAAATAATGTACCGAAGACGCGCCACTTTTCAGTGACGAAGGTTGGATAAAACTTTGAACACCTGTTTCATCCGATGAAACACTAGTTACACCCAAGGTTGGGTTTCTTTTGGTTCGCGGGATTTCCCAACCTTTGCTTGTTTCTGTGATACTGCTACTTGAGGATTTTAGTTCGAATGGAGAGTCCGAGAACTTAGAAAAGTTTGTCACtttcttattattattgatgTTGCTGCTATAATTAATATGACCGCTGTTATTTGCGGCTGACAGCGCAAACATTTGTGGCGTAGCCGACTTATGCAACGTGCCTTGGAAATGTGGACCAATGAAAGCGGTGAGTATGAATATGAGACGGTTGGCAACATTCATATTCCCCGTCAAGACGACAACTCGTGCATTTGTTTGGTCTTTCAAAATGGACGCGAAATCGTACCGTAGTTTCGCCAGCAAAACAGGTAAAAATCTCATTCGGGGACCATCCTTCAATTCAATCCAGTTAGTCACATATTTCACCCACGTCTTGATGTAAGGTATAGAGTTCATTGGATACAAAAATAACCTGGGTGTATCGGCATATCCGCACAACAAAGGTAttacttttctttgaaatgTCTGCAACACACATCCAACTTCAACACAGTCGCGAGACTTCCAATCTTTAGGCAAGAAATGCGTCGAATTCTTCACCATAAAGTTAACTAGCGTGCGCTCACATTGATCCAAATACTGAGAGACTCTGGGCCACAACTCTGTTAAAACTGGCAAAAAATCATCGGAGATACAACAACTGATAGCAAATCGAAGCGTCGACTTCTCATCCAAATAGAATATCCTCGTGAAAAGTACAATGTTTGCATTTTTCACCACCTTGATCTTATCGCTCGAGGCAGAGTAATCAACAGTCCGAATCGGCGATCCGAATATATAATCCTTCAGCTCATTCAGAGGAATATGACTCGTGCCATGGAACGACGGGGACCCATGATCTAGCACCACCTGATAGTTGTTTCTACTGCTTAAATGACCCAATTCTTGAGCTATAATCAACCGAAACCCTCCTGAGTGCAACCTGTCGCTTGCCGACCGATCAAACAACATCCTATCTCTTGTACCAAATAATAACGTCTTAAAATCATCGGTCATGTAGCATGGCTCGTTCTGGAACGCCTCTTCACCACTTGTACCCGCACTACCATtactaccaccaccgaATGCCATGAAATCAGTCATCGATGACGTACGAAGCAACCTCCCGagcatttttcttctttattcttcGCAGAACGATGCTTCAATCTATCGAAATACCTTACAACCAAAAAATGTTCACGAAAGTCGGGGAGGATTAGACCTAGATTCTAATCCTACGGTCTCATCACTTCCATAAgaccaaaaagaagaccAATCTAACCCTAAACAAacctctctttcttttactCTTTCTCAATGTGTTGATAGTTATTTAAAAAGTAGTTTAAAGGTTATAAATGATTCCTAGTATGCGGAATTTTTAGTGTCAAATAACACGAACGATGAGACATATTGTAAAATATCTCCGAGAATATTCACAGTAAAAGGTAATGAATAGCACTACCGAAGAGCCTGTGTCTGAGGCTATCCAATGATGTATTTTATGTGTAAAATAAATTGACACCTACCACTTTAAATTCGAGTTCAAGTTTATGTGGTTGGTAGCATGACTTTGaaactatatatttatata
The Kluyveromyces marxianus DMKU3-1042 DNA, complete genome, chromosome 1 DNA segment above includes these coding regions:
- the STE3 gene encoding Ste3p, producing MGYSQAIIGLSVIAFLVLLPPLAWHSYTRNTPAIILIVWLLLMDLKAIVDASVWGGADFRDKWLGHGWCDIMTKLQVGANVGVSCAVANIAFNLLRILKANKEIPDNRSWKKIRVDLAISLVFPIIIMSVIYVVQVFRYGIFRYNGCQAMLSPTWLTTILYTLWMLVWSLIGFIYASLLLFVFYRKRQDVRDILHCTNSGLNISRFARLLVFCMLIILVMFPFSIYSFVSDLKHVNASYRHYSFSETHNSGIWNVILRFDPGKPLYSVWLYILMSYLVFLIFGLGADALHMYANFLRTIGLGKAVDTTAEWRVKHRNTRLGKLTEKILPSGFAQSGDSSAQFTCGSSSDGSLSMSEYGDKHDYPSSPSQFEIDYTLPHERNMRENGGGSGAGYTPSSYDPKLSTIFHSISRGSDDSTDGDSSSSSKAGQVQYHYRLDRR
- the SET2 gene encoding histone methyltransferase SET2 (H3 lysine-36 specific); protein product: MTESSTETASFRQPKLFLDEKDMTEEAKKTYVGLDECSYTPRHMGNSKHEFMECDCFEDFKNGLNHACGEDSDCINRATLIECVNGLCKHSCGEDCQNQRFQKKQYADISVFKTKRKGYGVRANSDIQPHQFIYEYIGEVIPEEEFRKRMVKYDEMGFKHFYFMMLQTGEFIDATIKGCIARFCNHSCNPNAYVNKWVVNGKLKMGIFANRLISKGEEVTFDYNVDRYGANAQPCYCEEPNCIGFLGGKTQTDAASLLPQNFADALGIKPSMEKKWMNMKKAKGEKIVKSDTTTVNVEFVNSLDLEPCTKTEDVNRVMSVLLQVDDAFIAEKLLERIITTDDEAMHYQFIKLHGYLICSRLLTMFEDKPHIVAKILNFLAVLPKTTKNGITQSGIDKKVEEIKGKDSEFKSVCEELLDKWSKYETYTRISKKDVNENSKVIDLRRIRLPIGWELIHENGKPVYYNAQRQIKQSVPPTDSAYRSNSNGNISNNGNGGGASDLKSRSGTPNGGTSRYSGSNKYIPPPTYGQMQQKRNLSPEEYEKRKRMRLEWEQRELEQRKQREQEELKAKLEQEKLKKSELERIIEEANKQKEQEKLEKIKQQKEEEEKRKLKKQTNHTSVVEAKWVKFFAKYVPNLIKNYQQEVGKELFKESAKNIVKSLAQKEMKKGSSRLPPDELSQEKRAKVKTFSTQYMDRLIAKMKEKEKAKKTIT
- the LST4 gene encoding Lst4p, which encodes MLGRLLRTSSMTDFMAFGGGSNGSAGTSGEEAFQNEPCYMTDDFKTLLFGTRDRMLFDRSASDRLHSGGFRLIIAQELGHLSSRNNYQVVLDHGSPSFHGTSHIPLNELKDYIFGSPIRTVDYSASSDKIKVVKNANIVLFTRIFYLDEKSTLRFAISCCISDDFLPVLTELWPRVSQYLDQCERTLVNFMVKNSTHFLPKDWKSRDCVEVGCVLQTFQRKVIPLLCGYADTPRLFLYPMNSIPYIKTWVKYVTNWIELKDGPRMRFLPVLLAKLRYDFASILKDQTNARVVVLTGNMNVANRLIFILTAFIGPHFQGTLHKSATPQMFALSAANNSGHINYSSNINNNKKVTNFSKFSDSPFELKSSSSSITETSKGWEIPRTKRNPTLGVTSVSSDETGVQSFIQPSSLKSGASSVHYLSSSLNSTYGSYGSWFKKVAQSPSSSQETTSILRHNGSSTSLHQQAVLSNANVSQRATPQPSPTVTEYDEYPWIGGSPITRDSPRFEKRASISAIHGVTDRKALLQHEIYEVDMKRTLNRLIDEEDLNEAFASLVLDPPKFSTTQPDENKNHGEIVEVDAILPNKMLSQFDTPHKELLPRYTAYTPAYNQYFQLQACQITPESENKIIHSMKRDLSSIDQNSNSTSTLLISLRSREIKQITIIKDVNNRFIQKTKRIFQNGKIGPVSKAMVLAIEKTEAQLKGLMENIEDNVELQSQFNDIVECLQPS